One genomic region from Quercus robur chromosome 4, dhQueRobu3.1, whole genome shotgun sequence encodes:
- the LOC126720327 gene encoding MYB-like transcription factor 4: protein MINTKPNSSAEEEEEEALMISEKMGGHRCCTKQKVKRGLWSPEEDEKLVTYITTHGLGSWSSVPKFAGLQRCGKSCRLRWINYLRPDLKRGTFTSEEEQIIIDVHRIVGNKWAQIAKHLPGRTDNEVKNFWNSCIKKKLMSQGLDPNTHNLIPSHQRASKKVACNVSPNHQQPNSVFTLNSQFTDASTFEMKTPIITVPETDQPPLLQNPNVVWNQSFADFSSFPHVSSVESTPNISSSSSSSVNLSGFGVLNHENCVWGANTLEPFEAPGLEGEQYTLTQPQQEKDKVSELVTNKVIHQPMDTSFDGSSFDLGFVESSLMSDIMYDELSSMDDFAWN, encoded by the exons ATGATAAACACTAAGCCTAACTCTtcagcagaagaagaagaagaagaagccctcATGATAAGCGAAAAGATGGGTGGCCATCGCTGCTGTACCAAACAGAAGGTTAAACGAGGCCTATGGTCTCCTGAAGAAGATGAGAAGCTCGTCACATATATCACCACCCATGGACTTGGAAGCTGGAGTTCTGTCCCAAAATTTGCTG GATTGCAAAGGTGTGGAAAGAGTTGTAGATTGAGatggataaactatctaagaCCAGATCTTAAGAGAGGTACCTTCACTTCAGAAGAAGAACAGATTATTATTGATGTTCATAGGATTGTGGGCAACAA ATGGGCTCAGATAGCCAAGCACCTCCCAGGAAGAACAGACAATGAGGTGAAGAATTTCTGGAACTCGTGCATCAAGAAAAAGCTTATGTCACAAGGGTTGGACCCAAACACTCACAATCTAATACCTTCTCATCAGAGAGCCTCTAAAAAGGTTGCATGCAATGTATCACCAAACCATCAGCAACCCAATTCAGTTTTTACTCTGAATTCTCAGTTTACAGATGCTTCCACCTTTGAAATGAAAACACCTATCATTACAGTACCTGAAACTGATCAACCTCCATtgcttcaaaaccctaatgttgTTTGGAATCAGAGTTTCGCTGATTTTTCCAGTTTCCCTCATGTATCATCAGTTGAGAGCACACCCAATATTTCTTCCTCATCATCCTCTTCCGTGAACCTATCTGGTTTTGGGGTCTTAAATCATGAGAATTGTGTTTGGGGTGCCAATACTCTTGAACCCTTCGAAGCACCAGGATTGGAAGGAGAGCAATATACACTGACACAACCACAGCAAGAGAAAGATAAGGTTTCTGAGCTGGTAACTAATAAGGTTATTCATCAGCCCATGGATACTTCATTTGATGGCTCTAGCTTTGATCTTGGGTTTGTGGAGTCTAGCCTTATGTCTGATATAATGTATGATGAATTGAGCTCTATGGATGATTTTGCATGGAACTAG